A segment of the Triticum urartu cultivar G1812 chromosome 1, Tu2.1, whole genome shotgun sequence genome:
GTCCATTTTTACTGCAAGAAaaattgttcatctccaccgatGGGTAGTCAAAACAGTTCTTTTATGTTCACTCCACGTAATTTAGAGTCaatagtaaaatagtttatgcaATAGGGTGCATTTTAAACTGATTCTACACGGAAAAAAGCTATTAACAGTTTAGATGATGTGGCCTACAGTTAAATAAAGAAAAAGAGAACTGAGTATCATGGTATGATACCGTATCAGATTAGATGGTGTggtactatgtgtcatgcatgacaataaataaGGTCATCTATAATACCAACCTATCATTTAGTGATGCTCTAACCACCAGATAACTTGACGATGGGGGTAAAGTGGTTTTGGCCCAGCGAGCCAAACTTAGATACAACCCACTATGATCAGCCTACTATGCACTATGTATAGTATCATACATtaatatcatatgcatgatattagCTAGTATACGACACTTTCCAATGCGGGACTGATTCTAAACGACGAGCTAGCATTAAATAGGTCAATGTACAAAGGCAACAAGGTTGACTCCTTAACGAGAGTGTGACTCTTAATGAAGAGTTTGTTTGATTCTCCGTGCACATCGAGAATTATCCTACGTGGCAGAAATAAAAATCATCTCCATGTGCTTTTAGATGACCACAAACAAAATTAATACAAATACTTAATACTCTGCCATCTTCAAATCAATATCTCAAACATTTCTTTGGATCGCCATGGCAGTTCCTTATACAGTGTCaaatcttcttcttcttaataCAAATGACTCGCAAATCTCGTGCATCTTCTTGAAAACAAAAGGTTGAAACATGGAGATTTTGAAAAAGAAAATTGTTAACCTTGTCTAGTGATATGACCTAGTATCCTTGCGTACAAAACATTCTAAAACGTGTACGCCAAAATTTCCTATCTTTGACTTCTGATACGTAGAAGTATATGTTTCAATTGATCTGGTAAAAGTAATACTAGTATAattaaatctcaagatgatatgccggctcagtttttcggaggtgctcataggggtaaggtatacgtgtgtgcgttcataggaatgagtgtatgcgtgtgtatatgagcgcttgtgtctgtactgatgttcAAAAAAAAGGTAATATCCTTGTACTATTTCTTTTGGAAAGAAACAATAGGACAATGATATTGGCCCAAAATTCAAAGGTGAATTATTTCCCCCTTTCCCAGGAGATGTTTGCCATTTCGAATTTTAACATGTTTTTGTAGGAACAGGGATGAACAAACAAATGGCAAAGCTGACCTGATCCACATATGTATACGTTTTGAATTCTTCCACAAAGTCAGACTGTACAATCAATTCCTTGGTTTTCACCACATATATCCTTTCCAACTTCTGTTGAACTTGATGTCAAAAAATTCgagaacaaagaagaagaagaaaaatgagcTGCTAGTAAGTATATTTCAGCGTCTGCACAGGAGGTGATTCTCCTCGTGGATGGTCTCGAGGTTGGGCCGCCTGGAGCGCGCGCTGCTGAGCCGGTGCTTGAGCACGTCGATCTCCGCGGCCACCGCGTCGTCCACCATCTCGTCCAGCCGCGCCCTCGGCGACGGCGCCTCCTCCGCGGCCGGCACGAAGGTGACGGCCGGCTCTGGtgcagccgccgtcgccgccgcggCCCCGACGGAGGACACCTTGGCGGAGCGGCGGGCCTCCCGCGTGGCCGCGGCGGCGAGGCGGGCCATGTCGGCTGCGGCCAGCTTCGTGCCGATGCGGTTCATGGGGAAGGTGGCGTAGACGACGCCCATCTCGAGGTCCTCGTCGGCGTGGAGCGCCTCGAGGCGGGTGCCGACGCGCGCGTGGCGCGTCTCGGCCACGAAGTGGCCCGGCGCGTCCATCATCAGCTCCGCCGCCGTGGCCGGCAGCGACACCCGCCGCACCGCGCCGTCGGGGAGGATCACCCGCGCGCCCTTCCCGCCCGGCGTCTTGGCCAGCGTGCACGACAGGTAGTTCCCCATGCCCGCTCGCGCGCCGCCGACAGAAGCTCCTCCAAGAACCGCGCGCGCTCGCACACCACACCAGAAGAAGCTGTTGCGCAAGGAGCCAAGCGGGGATGGAGGCCGAGCTAAAACAAGATCGCGCCGCGGAAGCAAAGCAGGTTGTTGAAGTGGCCGGGAACGCGATGGATGTTTGCGGTGGTTGGTTTGGGTTTGCAGCTTGCCGGCGACGCCGCGGCTTTATATAGCTACCGCGGGTCGCCTCGGCGGTGGCTAGCTAGCTTGGATTGGAAACGCGTGCGGAGGAAGGTGACGGCGAAGGCAAGTCAGCGGGAGGGAGGTGGGTGTCTCCTCCCGCCGCGGGGCGCGTGCGAGGGTGTGGATGATGGGGTCGGGTCGTCGGTCGGCCCGCGCGCGCGGTGGTGATCTGCGATGCGCGTGCGGCGTGGTGGGGACGGAGCTCCCCTGCTGGCTGGGTGTGGGTGGGTCGGAATGTTCGATGGAAAAATGGTGTCGCCCCGGCCGCGTCGTGGGTGGCCGCGGCTTTTATCCGTGGGCGCCCGTCTATTTCAGGCTGTCAACGACACCTTTTCTGGCTTCAGATTCAGACCCAACAGCCAAGAACTACAAACTGTATTTCCTAAATCCGGCGCTTGCATGGGTTTTTGTATGACTCTAGCCAGTCTTTACACATTCTTTTTGTTGTCTTTGCACATCTAAGGGCGTCAGCGGCGCCAAATATAGCGATTAGCGATTATGATTATCCCACTAGAAACATAGGGCTGGGTTGGTTTTGGAAGTACGTAGTACTTGTTTAGGTAAATCCTTGAGATTATTAGGGTGGGTTGATTTCAAAAGCATTTGTTCAGGTAAATCATTCAGATTACTTGTTGTGTCTTCCAGTGAGAAAGCGACGAATCGTTGTTGGGTCTTGCCTTGTTTTCTTCTTCTTTAGTAGTCCTGGACTGAAGAATGAGTGAGTAGAGGAGCTCAAGATATTGCATGTCTTTTTGTTGGATGTCGTTTTCTTGGGCTGGGTTTGGCTTGTCAATATTCAAACATGTGACAGTCATTTCCGCACGCCTTAAACGTGCTCCCGATGTCCAGCGCCGTGCTTCCATTTAACCATTTAGGCCTCCTTTGATTTAAAGGAATTTCATAAAAATTATAGAAGACAggattcttataggattttttcctttagagctcttttgttcataggaatggattcctattcctacataagattggttcctatcctccacattttataggaaaataaaaaagagtctagactcaatggaaaaattcatttggtgtcaaccaaatgccatcttgtttcctattcctactcataggatttgagatatatgtcatctcatttcctacaaaatTTCTATTTCTATGATAATCTTATCCTATGAATCAAAAGAGGCCTTAGCCTGCGGAGCAGGTAATAGATTTGGTCTGGTCCGTGGCTGCTGATGTAGACACGCAGAACTAGGGGCAGCAGCGGGCAAGTTAAGATGTTTTCCGTTGCTGTTATTGATCTGATTGTACTGCTAAGTAGTAAGAGAATCATGGTTAGCCTAGCTAGCAGTACATGTGCTACTCGCAAACTATTCCATCTTTCTTGCGCAAACTCCACTCGTGTAGCAGTATAAAACAATCACAGTGGGTAATTCACCTACCGACATGAACTGAAACTCTACCCCTGTAAATTTCTCAATCTTTTCGCAAGGGGACTCCCAGCGTTGACGACTGCAGCTAGCAAGCCAGGTTCATTGTTCAGACTCCAGGCTCATTAAACAATGTATACAGGTAGTATAAAGCTAATCCTTGCGAAGATTGTTCTAACCAAAATCCTCCGCCATGTACAACGTACCACtcagggcatctccagccgttgacCTTAGGAGGGGCAAAAAATCGCCCTTTAGGGACGCATCAGCGCTAAACCGCGCATTGGAAGCGTGATGCCCTTCAATCACGGCCTCATACGGgtttttaaaatgtttaaattcgACGCAAACACAACGCAAACACGGGCGAGTTCGTTTAAATTTAAAcatattttaaaaaaaaatctatCGCGGGCTACCCCGCCGTCTTCCTCGCCGCCCGCCCACAcggttctacatgccgaggaggctgtagaaccgcgtgtagtcaccaccgttgtcgtcgtcgcctccgccgtccctgctgcatccttcccccggttggcgcggcgggttggacggtccgaGGGCATCGTCGTCGTCGCTATCGAAGACGACGACACCGtcctcgtcctcgcgcccacgtttgcgggcggcgatctcctccagggcccggcgctgcCAGATCATCTCCTCGCGCAGGTAGTCGTCGCGCGACCACTGCATggcgtcctcgtcggagaagccgcgccgggctatctcctcgtactccaGGGGAGGCTAGACTCCACCTTGGGCTCGACGAGGGTGCCGGAGCTGCGGGTACGCGCGCTGACAGACgtgtcctggggctccggcttgacggggcggaggtggaggcagggagagccgccggacgaggaggaggacaccccggtctccatgcgcctcggcgtccaggagcttccccggcggcgtgagaaggacgagggagcggggtactcgaggcgcgacgtgttgccgccctcgatgtactcgaggacggactccaacgtgcgcccgggcacgccccaccaccgaCGCCGGCCGGCGGCGTTGAACCTGCCGGAGGgcacgacgccgttggtggcctcgagctgctcgcCGTGCCGGCGACGGAAGTACGGCTCCCAGATTgggctgtcggggacgtaccggggcccctccctcgccgcacgCGGTCGGGGCGAGCGGATGCGTGCGATCTCCGCACGCCGTGCCGCGCCGGTGGGTACCGGGGGCACCGGCACGccgccggcgctgatcctccacgccccgggcacccgcatgtccggcgggaccgggtactcggACTCGAAAAGGAGGCGAGCCTCGTCCTCGTGCAGATGACGGCGCCCGAATCCGTttgccgccgcgccgtcgcctagGAAACGCTCGGTCATGCTTTCTCAACTGGTGACGGCGAGAGGAGGAAAGGGGAAGAAATGAGCGCGTCGTCGGTGGATGATCGGGGTGAGTCTCTCCGGCGCGCTTGCAGTCGGCTTTTATAGGCGGAGACGCCGCGTGGTAGGCTTGGCCGGCGCGTTACGGTGGCGTGATTGCGTGGCGG
Coding sequences within it:
- the LOC125538346 gene encoding uncharacterized protein LOC125538346 gives rise to the protein MGNYLSCTLAKTPGGKGARVILPDGAVRRVSLPATAAELMMDAPGHFVAETRHARVGTRLEALHADEDLEMGVVYATFPMNRIGTKLAAADMARLAAAATREARRSAKVSSVGAAAATAAAPEPAVTFVPAAEEAPSPRARLDEMVDDAVAAEIDVLKHRLSSARSRRPNLETIHEENHLLCRR